From one Nocardioides yefusunii genomic stretch:
- a CDS encoding 5'-3' exonuclease, with translation MTSTSHTSAPDHPAPAPPRGVVVTPSTDWTSGPQGGRRLLLAVDAPSLLHRNHHARAHTQHTDRAGRPAWALHGMLRQIIESIDQFAPDAVIFGIDDRARSLRTEFYPDYKAGRAQKDPDLVEQLERAGALLDALGMATLTPPGLEADDVNASAATWAVAHDWDCVIVTSDRDSFAHISDHTSVLRLINGGINASPLLTPRSLKAMYGVAAENYLEFAALRGDASDNLPGVPGIGEKTAPVLLDLMGSMQAVWSDIDHCGGANVVATMDDWAAETGGRKIGRAMLNKLMAPGARERYEFNVTMMSGRDDLDLGLTPDVPGTPGLLPLDVARVEHVVGHLNFPATTDLAVRVLTGQPASRSSL, from the coding sequence ATGACCAGCACATCACACACCTCCGCCCCGGACCACCCGGCACCCGCACCGCCGCGTGGTGTCGTGGTGACGCCCTCCACCGACTGGACCTCCGGCCCCCAGGGTGGACGCCGGCTGCTGCTGGCCGTCGACGCGCCGTCGTTGCTGCACCGCAACCACCACGCCCGGGCACACACCCAGCACACGGACCGGGCCGGACGTCCGGCGTGGGCGTTGCACGGGATGCTGCGACAGATCATCGAGTCGATCGACCAGTTCGCTCCCGACGCGGTGATCTTCGGCATCGACGACCGCGCCCGGTCGTTGCGCACCGAGTTCTATCCCGACTACAAGGCGGGGCGCGCCCAGAAGGACCCCGACCTGGTCGAGCAGTTGGAGCGGGCCGGGGCGCTGCTGGACGCCCTGGGGATGGCGACCCTGACCCCGCCCGGTCTGGAGGCCGACGACGTCAACGCCTCCGCCGCGACGTGGGCGGTCGCCCACGACTGGGACTGCGTCATCGTGACGTCGGACCGTGACTCGTTCGCCCACATCAGTGACCACACCTCGGTACTGCGTCTGATCAACGGCGGCATCAACGCCTCTCCCCTGCTGACGCCGCGGTCGTTGAAGGCGATGTACGGGGTCGCGGCGGAGAACTACCTGGAGTTCGCGGCCCTGCGCGGCGACGCCTCCGACAACCTCCCCGGCGTGCCCGGGATCGGCGAGAAGACCGCCCCGGTGCTGCTCGACCTGATGGGGTCGATGCAGGCGGTGTGGAGCGACATCGACCACTGCGGCGGCGCGAACGTCGTGGCGACGATGGACGACTGGGCCGCCGAGACCGGTGGCCGCAAGATCGGCCGGGCGATGCTGAACAAGCTGATGGCGCCCGGTGCCCGGGAACGCTACGAGTTCAACGTGACGATGATGAGCGGTCGCGACGATCTCGACCTCGGACTCACCCCGGACGTCCCCGGAACCCCGGGGCTGCTGCCGTTGGACGTGGCTCGGGTCGAGCACGTCGTGGGGCACCTCAACTTCCCCGCGACCACCGATCTGGCCGTGCGGGTGCTGACCGGCCAGCCGGCCTCACGCAGCTCCCTCTGA